Genomic segment of Streptomyces lydicus:
CGGCACGTCCGGATGCGCCGCAACCGTCGCCACCCGGGAGCACCAGGCCGTCGGCGCCCTGTCCGTGGCCACCCCGCTCAGCCTGCTCGCCCTGACGCTCCACCTGCACCGCCGCACGGCCCGGCCTGCTAGCGGATGACCAGGCTCATCTCGAATGAGTACTGCTCGGCCATGGACGCGTGACTGCCGTACTCCAGCGCCCGTCCGTCGGAGTCGAACGCCACAGCTGTATTGAGCTACGGCTCCGGCCACCGTCGCGGCGCCACAGACCGCCTCTCCTGGCCGCTCTACGGCGCCGTAGCGCGTCACTGCCAAGCGAAGGCGCAAGCGTCGTAGAGCCCGTGTGCGGCCACGGCTGGGGCGAGGGATCGCTGCCACAGGGTGACCGCGGTGGTGGTCACGGCGCAGGCGGCCGCATGAGCGACGTTGACGCTCCCGCCCAGAGTGTGTCCGGCGGCGAAAAGGATCGCCGAAGCGGTGGTGGCGGCTCCCGTCAGCCACCACCGCACCCACCTGCGAGCCATCCAGCTGCCCCGGCGCTGTGCCGCGAGGAGGGCCAACCACAGCGCCAGCAGCGGTCCGCGGAAGAGGAGCTCCTCCAGCGGAGCGGGGGCAATCAGTCCGTAGCCGAACCGGATCAGGGTAGAGGTCTGTGCAACGGCGACATCCCGCGGGTCCTCGGCAGCGGGGACGGAAGTCAGACCCGGAAGGTAGGAAACGAGATCCGCCATCGCCCATAGGGCCGCCGCGGCGGCGAGCCCTACCGCCGCCCACCGCAACGCCTGACGCATCGACGCCGGCCATAGCCCCAGGCCGTCGGCGAACCGGCCTGCGGCCGCGCGCACCGAGGTGTTCCCCACGCAGACCGCCACGGCCATAGCGCCGAGCACTGCCCCCGCTCCCACGAGCGTGAAGAACCTGCTGGGACTTTCACCGTTCCACGGCACGAATCCGGGCACGAAGACGAACGCGTCGCGCAACGCCTGCGTGGCCATGAGAGTGGCGCACCACATGAAGAGACACGCCAGCGCGCGGCCAGCTCGACGGGCAACTCGTTGGGAGGTTGAGGGCGGGCAGTCCATACGGCCGTCGATCATGCATTCCGTGCGGTGAGTATCCAACTGCCCCCCAAGACGTGTGACCACACAGCTTGCCGTAGGGATAGCAGGTCCCACTCAGCGCGGGGCGCTCATGGCCCTCATGCGGCTGGCCTGCTGCTGTTGTCCGAGTACGTCGAGCTGGGGCTGCTGGCCATACATGTGGAGGGGACCCGCGTGGAGCTCACCCCGCTCGGCCGCCGATCAGCCCGATCTCAGCCAGCAGTTCTTCTTGGTCGATGGTCAGGTCGTCTGGGGGGCGCAGCCAGGCGAAGCCCTGGGCCACTTGGGGTTCCCTCCCGTGCTTGCAGCGGCGCACTCTTCGGCGTGGGTGGCGTGGGTGATGAAGGCGGCCAGCTGCGCGACGGCGCCGACAGCCCAGGCTCGTCCGGGCGGAGCCGAGGACTGATGTCCACCCCAGCACCAGGCGCCCGTCGGCGGACTGCGGCACCTACGCAGCCGGGGTCCGCGATCAGCGGGCCGAGACCGGCGGCAGCCGCTTCACGGGCGGCCTAGAGGCAGTCGGTTGGCCGGGGCGCTCAAGCCGAGGCCATGCACAGAAGGGCCACGGTCCCCACCGCGAAGCGCACTGAACTGAGCCCGCGGCCAGCCAGCAGGACGGCCGCGACGACCAGCGGGCCGACGAGAACCGGCCCGATCACACCGAGCACGAACCGCCGGTGCCCCTCATCCATGCTCTGCCCCCTCCCCGGAGCCGAGCTGACTCCGCCCATCCCCGCTGCGGCACCTTCCAAGCCGAGCTTGGGATTCCGGACTCGATGCCGGCTCGCTCGTCATCGAGATGGTCTGCACCGCCTTGCCCCTGCGCACCAAGAGCGTCAACGGACGAACCGGGGCGTCCTCTGCATGTCCCCCTTCAGGAGCCGCCGGGACGTTGTGCCGAAGGTCGTACGCTGAGTCGACGCCCAGATGCCAGGGCCAGCCCTCCGCCACAGACTGCTCATCGGCCCGCTGGTAGATATCCGCGGCGGCGTCGAGTACAACATCGCCTGCCTCCCAAACGGGTTCATAAGGAAGTCTGTTCGCAATCTCGTTCACAGGGCCATCCTGCCGGAAGGCACTGACACCGCGGCCCTGGGCCGTGGTCGCGAGCCGCAGCGCCTCAAGTACGGTCACCCGGTGGCGGCTGCACCAGGACGGCATCCGTCGACGTGGCTGCGCTGGGACAGCGAGGGCCGCCCCGACATCGTGCGCACCGCAGCCTTCAGCGCCGGCGGTGACCCGCAGGCCGGGCAATGGGACGGCCAGGCCCACAACCTCACGACCCACCGGGGCCTGCGGCGGCACAGCCGAAGGTGAGTGAGTTGCCGGTGGCGCCGTGACAACTCAGCCCGCAATGCCCCCGGTACCTTCGCCGTGGTCCGCCCGCGCTCGCGTAGTCTGCCTGCCGACCCTTCACTCGTTCGGGTGTATTCGCCGCAGAGGCGCGGGGGTGCCGGTGGGCGCTGCCAGGCTGGGCAAGATCCCTGGTGGCGCAGTATGAGATGAGAGGTCGGGCGGACTTGGGTCGGCACACGCTCACGGACTACCCGGCGTTCTTCGTACTCGCAGACCCTCCGCGGACCGGCCACTTCATGTTCTGGCGTCCGGCCGCGACGATGGGACCGGCCGACCAGCTCACCGTGCCGGCCGGGGCGCGCCTGGGTGAGGGCACCACCATGATTGTGCGCTGGTCCGGCGGCAAGGCCAAGACCGGCAGCGTCCCGTACTACACCCTCGCCCTGGAGGACGCCTGGCCGCTGCTGGTGCACTGCCGCACCCACGACCACGGCCACGAGGCCAACCAGTTCTGGGGGGCCGCAGCCCTGCTGGCGCTGCAGTTAGTGGCCGACGGCCGGCTGGAGCCGACGCTCACCGCGCACGGGTACGACGCGTGGAAGACCACCGGACTTGGGCCGTGGCAGGAGGAGTTCGACGCGCTGCTCGCGGCTATGCCTCCCGAAGCGCACGCCCGCGGGTTCTCGCACTCCTCCCTGGGTTCCGGGCCGTCGATGAGCGACCCCGGTCATCTGCTGTCCGCGTATCTCGATGCGATGGCCGACTACCTGCCCCGTTCCCCCGGCGCCGCGGTGGCCACCGGCCAGGTGGCGTTCGCCGACCGTGCTCCCCAGCACGTGCCGCACCTGCGCCTGGCCAGCCCTCGCATGGCGGGCCAACCCGCGCTGGGCGTGCGGCTGTCGCTGCGCCTGGAGCTGGACGCCGAAGGGGCCGAGACCGGGGTCCGGGCGGTCGTCCAGGTCCACGACAGCGTCGGCGGCCACCGGGTCGCGGACGCCGGGACTCTGTGGCGTGCCGTGCCCTCGCCCAACACCCCGGACGCGACGCGGCAGATGGAATCCCTGCTCGCCCTGCGCCGCGCCGCCCGGGCCTGGCCACCGCTCGCCCGCTTGCTCGAGGACCCGAGCGGCCGTGGGGCGCTGGATCTGGACGAGGACGAGATCGACGAACTGCTCGGCGATGCGGTCGCGCGGCTGGCCCGGGTCGACTGCGCCGTCCACTGGCCCCGCGACCTGATCCGCGCCCTGACCGGGCGCACCGTCATCGCCCCGCGCCCGAAGGCTGTCGCCCCCGCCCGCCTGCTGGGCGCGGAGCAGCTGCTGGACTTTCAGTGGCGGGCCACCATAGGCGACGAGGATCTGACGGACGCCGAGATGGACGCCCTCGCCGAGGGGCACCGGCCGTTCGTGCGGCTGCGGGACCGCTGGGTGCGGGTCGATGCGGCCCTGCTGCGCCGGGTGCGCGAGCGGCGCCTCGGGCAGGTCAGTGCCGGTCAGGCCCTGGTGTGCGCGCTGAGTGGCAGCGCGCGGATCGGCGAGGAGATCGTCGAGGTCCATCCCACCGGCTGGCTGGCCGACCTGCGCGGCGCCCTGACCCGCGCCGAGCACCCCGATGTGGTGGTGCCGGCCGGGCTGAAGGCCGAGCTGCGGCA
This window contains:
- a CDS encoding DEAD/DEAH box helicase, which translates into the protein MGRHTLTDYPAFFVLADPPRTGHFMFWRPAATMGPADQLTVPAGARLGEGTTMIVRWSGGKAKTGSVPYYTLALEDAWPLLVHCRTHDHGHEANQFWGAAALLALQLVADGRLEPTLTAHGYDAWKTTGLGPWQEEFDALLAAMPPEAHARGFSHSSLGSGPSMSDPGHLLSAYLDAMADYLPRSPGAAVATGQVAFADRAPQHVPHLRLASPRMAGQPALGVRLSLRLELDAEGAETGVRAVVQVHDSVGGHRVADAGTLWRAVPSPNTPDATRQMESLLALRRAARAWPPLARLLEDPSGRGALDLDEDEIDELLGDAVARLARVDCAVHWPRDLIRALTGRTVIAPRPKAVAPARLLGAEQLLDFQWRATIGDEDLTDAEMDALAEGHRPFVRLRDRWVRVDAALLRRVRERRLGQVSAGQALVCALSGSARIGEEIVEVHPTGWLADLRGALTRAEHPDVVVPAGLKAELRHYQRRGLAWLHHLTTGPVGGGILADDMGLGKTLTLIALHLLNQEDAATAGPTLVVCPATMLGAWEREIGRFAPTVPVRRFHGPSRTLDLLPADAVVLTTYGTLRRSTDRLAGTPWSLLAADEAQAVKNALSGTAAALRKIPSRSRVALTGTPMENSLADLWALLDWATSGLLGTWPAFRDAFARPIEAGRDTAAAARLAALIAPLVLRRKKTDPGIAPELPPKTDTDQVVPLSREQASLYEAVTREALQQIRAADGINRRGLVLKLLTSLRQICNHPAQYLKEADPAVAGRSGKIDLLDTLLDQILAEEQAGLVFSQFTGMLDLLSSHLKRRGIPYEVLTGSTPAGQRDRLVGRFQDGAFPIFLLSLRAAGNGLTLTRAEHVFQVDQWWNPAVMDQAADRAYRIGQTRPVQIHRFVAEGTVEEKVHQLLAVKRETADMVLGAEQLGLTELGDDQLADLVALRRHGR
- a CDS encoding CPBP family glutamic-type intramembrane protease; this encodes MATQALRDAFVFVPGFVPWNGESPSRFFTLVGAGAVLGAMAVAVCVGNTSVRAAAGRFADGLGLWPASMRQALRWAAVGLAAAAALWAMADLVSYLPGLTSVPAAEDPRDVAVAQTSTLIRFGYGLIAPAPLEELLFRGPLLALWLALLAAQRRGSWMARRWVRWWLTGAATTASAILFAAGHTLGGSVNVAHAAACAVTTTAVTLWQRSLAPAVAAHGLYDACAFAWQ